From Callospermophilus lateralis isolate mCalLat2 chromosome 5, mCalLat2.hap1, whole genome shotgun sequence, a single genomic window includes:
- the Hnrnpa0 gene encoding heterogeneous nuclear ribonucleoprotein A0, which translates to MENSQLCKLFIGGLNVQTSESGLRGHFEAFGTLTDCVVVVNPQTKRSRCFGFVTYSNVEEADAAMAASPHAVDGNTVELKRAVSREDSARPGAHAKVKKLFVGGLKGDVAEGDLIEHFSQFGTVEKAEIIADKQSGKKRGFGFVYFQNHDAADKAAVVKFHPIQGHRVEVKKAVPKEDIHAGGGGGSRSSRGGRGGRGRGGGRDQNGLSKGGGGGYNSYGGYGGGGGGGYNAYGGGGGGSSYGGSDYGNGFGGFGSYSQHQSSYGPMKSGGGGGSSWGGRSNSGPYRGGYGGGGGYGGSSF; encoded by the coding sequence ATGGAGAATTCCCAGTTGTGTAAGCTGTTCATTGGCGGCCTCAATGTGCAGACGAGTGAGTCGGGCCTGCGCGGCCACTTTGAGGCCTTTGGGACTCTGACGGACTGCGTGGTGGTGGTGAACCCCCAGACCAAGCGCTCCCGTTGCTTCGGCTTCGTGACCTACTCCAATGTGGAGGAGGCCGATGCCGCCATGGCCGCCTCGCCCCACGCCGTGGACGGCAACACGGTGGAGCTGAAGCGGGCGGTGTCCCGGGAGGATTCGGCGAGGCCCGGCGCCCACGCCAAGGTTAAGAAGCTCTTTGTCGGTGGCCTTAAGGGAGACGTGGCCGAGGGCGACCTGATCGAGCACTTCTCGCAGTTCGGCACAGTGGAGAAGGCCGAGATCATTGCCGACAAGCAGTCGGGCAAGAAGCGCGGCTTCGGCTTCGTGTATTTCCAGAACCACGACGCGGCTGACAAGGCCGCGGTGGTCAAGTTCCACCCCATCCAGGGCCACCGCGTGGAGGTGAAGAAGGCGGTCCCCAAGGAGGATATCCAcgccggcggcggcggcggctcccGCTCCTCCCGCGGTGGTCGCGGCGGCCGGGGCCGCGGCGGTGGGCGAGACCAGAACGGCCTGTCCAAGGGCGGCGGCGGCGGTTACAACAGCTACGGAGGTTAcggcggcggtggcggcggtGGCTACAACGCCTACGGAGGCGGCGGAGGCGGCTCGTCCTACGGGGGAAGCGACTACGGGAACGGCTTCGGCGGCTTCGGCAGCTACAGCCAGCACCAGTCCTCCTACGGGCCGATGAAGAGCGGCGGAGGCGGAGGCAGCAGCTGGGGCGGTCGCAGTAACAGTGGACCTTACAGAGGCGGCTATGGCGGTGGGGGTGGCTATGGAGGCAGCTCCttctaa